Proteins encoded by one window of Culicoides brevitarsis isolate CSIRO-B50_1 chromosome 2, AGI_CSIRO_Cbre_v1, whole genome shotgun sequence:
- the LOC134831385 gene encoding SAP30-binding protein produces MENSNSALASLTATYTDSEGEADDNKYDDDVIESRSDSHSTPASPAASTSTQSPKSTEPTSKKKKKTALRLVSYNDENDDEMMSPEHDEDEEESEDEQEEVAMDQQENEKPAEETELETQHVDLAKLYGFSLPPEPKAKCPAELQEKIAKSYEKMKTNNLDMNKIIQERKEFRNPSIYEKLISFCDINELGTNYPPEIYDPSHFGKESYYEELARIQKLEMDKLEKQKKEQVTIVTGSKKPTEVEKRKSKWDQPAPNVQVKPVPTQTGTKTTVLNAFGSLSKKPKV; encoded by the exons atggAGAACAGCAACTCAGCTCTTGCATCGCTAACAGCTACTTATACAGATTCCGAAGGCGAAGCTGATGATAACAAATACGACGACGATGTTATCGAAAGTCGATCTGACTCACATTCAACGCCAGCAAGTCCTGCAGCT tcAACATCCACACAATCCCCAAAATCGACAGAACCAAcgagcaaaaagaaaaaaaagacagcTTTACGTCTCGTGAGTTACAACGACgagaatgatgatgaaatgatGTCTCCGGAGCACgatgaagacgaagaagagtcTGAAGATGAGCAAGAAGAAGTCGCTATGGATCAACAGGAGAACGAGAAACCCGCCGAAGAGACAGAACTCGAAACACAACACGTTGATCTCGCAAAACTCTATGGGTTTTCATTGCCGCCCGAACCAAAAGCAAAATGTCCCGCTGAACTTCaggaaaaaatcgcaaaaagttatgaaaaaatgaaaacgaaTAATTTGGACATGAATAAAATCATCCAAGAACGTAAAGAATTCCGAAATCCAAGTATTTACGAGAAACTCATTTCCTTTTGTGACATTAACGAGTTGGGAACGAATTATCCGCCGGAAATTTATGATCCCTCGCATTTCGGCAAGGAGTCGTATTACGAGGAATTAGCACGGATACAAAAATTGGAGATGGATAAGTtggaaaaacagaaaaaggaACAAGTTACGATCGTGACGGGAAGCAAAAAGCCCACAGAAGTCGAAAAGAGAAAGTCAAAATGGGATCAACCTGCTCCCAATGTACAAGTGAAGCCTGTTCCAACGCAAACGGGGACAAAAACAACGGTGTTGAATGCATTTGGATCGCTGTCGAAGAAAccaaaagtgtaa